From a single Alkalihalophilus pseudofirmus genomic region:
- the icmF gene encoding fused isobutyryl-CoA mutase/GTPase IcmF, whose product MSTTQSYKPTNHVRFVTASSLFDGHDASINIMRRILQASGAEVIHLGHNRSVEEIVNAAIQEDVQGIAISSYQGGHVEFFKYCYDLLNEKGAGHIRIYGGGGGVITPPEIRELHEYGIARIFSPDDGREHGLQGMIDQMLKECDFPTVEQVSEELTSLKEKNARAVARCISYAELHAEAKKEVAATLEETLDQLKQMTNNVPVLGITGTGGAGKSSLTDELVRRFLNEFSDKTVAILSVDPTKQKTGGALLGDRIRMNSIHNSRVFMRSLATRNSRKEISDSIRDAIDVAKAAGYDLVIVETSGIGQGDAEITEVSDVSLYVMTSEYGAPSQLEKIDMIDFADVIAINKFDRKGSEDALRHVRKQYQRSRTRFEEALDAMPVFGTIASQFNDIGTNTLFKALMDTLNEKCGTDFQTNIETSKDVIKQNVIIPPEQTQYLRDIVLSVRQYKKLTDEQVDIARKIYQVTGTIEALEKHGEASEDVLAQLMKTKEAYEQKLHPACKSILDNWDSLKESYSGDTFVTKIRDKEIVTELTTESLSGLKIPKVALPKFEDWGEILRWSMEENVPGAFPYTAGVFPFKRKGEDPKRQFAGEGTPERTNRRFHYLSKDDEAKRLSTAFDSVTLYGEDPDYRPDIYGKVGESGVSICTLEDMRKLYDGFDLCAPSTSVSMTINGPAPIILAMFMNTAIEQQLEKFKEENGREPNAEEYAEVKARTLQTVRGTVQADILKEDQGQNTCIFSTEFALRMMGDIQQYFIDHEVRNYYSVSISGYHIAEAGANPISQLAFTLANGFTYVEYYLSRGMDINKFAPNLSFFFSNGLDPEYTVIGRVARRIWSTVMKNKYEANERSQKLKYHVQTSGRSLHAQEIDFNDIRTTLQALMAIYDNCNSLHTNAFDEAITTPTEQSVRRAMAIQMIITKELGLAKNENSLQGSYIIEQLTDLVEEAVLQELERINDRGGVLGAMETQYQRSKIQEESMHYEMKKHTGELPIIGVNTYMNPNENTEEEFNMELARATKEEKEQQITNLRAFQEKHQDKAPEALKRLQETAITGGNIFEELIETVKVASLGQITGALYQVGGQYRRNM is encoded by the coding sequence ATGTCAACAACTCAATCATATAAACCAACGAATCATGTGCGTTTCGTAACGGCTTCAAGTTTATTTGACGGCCACGATGCTTCAATTAATATTATGCGTCGAATTTTACAGGCAAGCGGAGCTGAGGTTATCCATCTTGGGCATAACCGCTCTGTTGAAGAGATTGTAAACGCTGCCATTCAAGAGGATGTCCAAGGAATTGCGATTTCGTCTTATCAAGGCGGACATGTTGAGTTCTTCAAATATTGCTATGATCTTTTAAATGAAAAAGGTGCCGGCCATATCCGTATTTACGGAGGCGGCGGCGGGGTTATTACACCTCCTGAGATCCGTGAGCTGCATGAGTACGGTATTGCCCGCATTTTCTCACCAGATGACGGCCGTGAGCATGGCCTTCAAGGAATGATTGATCAAATGCTCAAAGAGTGTGACTTCCCTACAGTAGAACAAGTGTCAGAGGAGCTAACTTCTTTAAAAGAGAAAAACGCACGTGCCGTTGCTCGATGTATTTCTTATGCTGAATTGCATGCTGAAGCGAAAAAAGAAGTGGCAGCAACGCTTGAGGAAACGCTTGATCAATTAAAGCAAATGACAAACAACGTACCGGTTTTAGGAATCACAGGAACAGGTGGAGCTGGGAAAAGCTCGTTAACAGATGAACTTGTACGCCGCTTTTTGAACGAATTTTCCGACAAAACCGTAGCGATTCTATCTGTTGACCCAACGAAACAAAAAACAGGCGGTGCGCTCTTAGGTGACCGTATCCGTATGAACTCAATTCATAATTCACGTGTATTTATGCGCAGTTTAGCTACACGTAACTCTAGAAAAGAGATTTCTGACAGCATTCGTGATGCAATTGATGTCGCAAAAGCAGCCGGCTACGATCTTGTTATTGTTGAAACGAGCGGAATCGGGCAAGGGGATGCTGAGATCACGGAAGTATCAGATGTATCTTTATATGTCATGACAAGTGAGTACGGGGCCCCGTCACAGCTTGAGAAAATTGATATGATTGACTTTGCTGATGTGATTGCGATTAATAAATTTGACCGTAAAGGTTCAGAAGATGCTCTTCGTCATGTACGTAAGCAGTACCAGCGCAGCCGTACTCGCTTTGAAGAGGCACTTGATGCGATGCCTGTTTTCGGTACGATTGCTAGTCAGTTTAATGACATTGGCACAAACACGTTATTCAAAGCATTAATGGATACGTTAAATGAGAAGTGCGGTACAGACTTCCAAACAAATATTGAAACGAGTAAAGATGTCATCAAGCAAAATGTCATCATCCCGCCAGAGCAAACGCAATACCTACGCGATATTGTTCTATCCGTAAGACAATATAAAAAGCTGACTGATGAGCAAGTGGACATTGCCCGCAAAATCTATCAGGTGACTGGAACAATTGAAGCGCTTGAGAAACATGGTGAGGCTAGTGAAGACGTTCTTGCTCAATTAATGAAAACGAAAGAAGCATACGAACAGAAGCTTCACCCAGCATGTAAATCGATTCTTGATAACTGGGATTCACTAAAAGAATCTTACAGCGGAGACACATTCGTAACAAAAATCCGTGATAAAGAAATCGTGACAGAGCTTACGACGGAAAGCTTATCAGGTCTGAAAATTCCTAAAGTAGCTCTTCCGAAGTTTGAAGACTGGGGCGAAATTCTGCGCTGGTCAATGGAAGAGAACGTACCAGGTGCCTTCCCTTATACGGCAGGAGTATTCCCATTCAAACGTAAAGGTGAAGATCCTAAGCGTCAATTTGCCGGCGAAGGAACGCCTGAGCGTACAAACCGCCGCTTCCACTACTTATCAAAAGATGACGAGGCGAAGCGTTTAAGTACGGCTTTTGACTCGGTAACTCTTTACGGAGAAGACCCTGATTACCGCCCTGATATTTACGGAAAAGTCGGGGAGAGCGGTGTAAGCATTTGTACGCTTGAGGATATGAGAAAGCTTTATGATGGCTTTGATCTATGTGCACCGTCTACATCTGTATCGATGACAATTAATGGACCGGCACCGATCATCTTAGCTATGTTCATGAATACAGCGATTGAGCAGCAGCTTGAGAAATTTAAAGAAGAAAACGGCCGTGAACCTAATGCGGAAGAATATGCAGAGGTTAAAGCTCGTACGCTTCAAACGGTTCGTGGAACGGTTCAAGCCGATATTTTAAAAGAAGATCAAGGTCAAAATACGTGCATCTTCTCAACGGAATTCGCCCTTCGTATGATGGGGGATATCCAGCAGTACTTCATTGATCACGAAGTTCGTAACTACTATTCTGTATCTATCTCTGGCTACCATATCGCAGAAGCGGGTGCAAACCCAATCAGTCAGCTGGCATTTACGCTGGCAAACGGGTTCACGTATGTAGAATACTACTTAAGCCGCGGCATGGACATTAATAAATTTGCACCAAATCTATCATTCTTCTTCAGTAACGGTCTTGACCCTGAATATACGGTAATCGGCCGAGTAGCTCGTCGTATTTGGTCAACGGTCATGAAGAATAAATACGAAGCAAATGAGCGCAGCCAGAAGCTTAAGTATCATGTTCAAACATCAGGACGCTCACTTCACGCACAAGAAATTGACTTTAATGATATCCGTACAACGCTTCAAGCTTTAATGGCGATCTATGATAACTGTAACTCGCTTCACACAAATGCGTTTGATGAGGCAATCACAACCCCGACTGAGCAATCAGTCCGCCGTGCGATGGCGATTCAAATGATTATTACAAAAGAGCTAGGTCTAGCTAAAAATGAGAACTCACTACAAGGTTCATATATCATTGAGCAGTTAACAGACCTAGTAGAAGAAGCGGTGCTGCAAGAGCTAGAGCGTATTAATGATCGCGGCGGCGTACTTGGAGCGATGGAAACACAATATCAACGAAGCAAAATTCAAGAAGAGTCAATGCACTACGAAATGAAGAAGCACACAGGCGAGCTTCCGATTATCGGTGTAAACACGTACATGAATCCAAACGAGAACACAGAAGAAGAGTTCAACATGGAGCTTGCACGAGCAACAAAAGAAGAAAAAGAGCAGCAAATCACAAACCTGCGTGCCTTCCAAGAAAAGCACCAAGACAAAGCACCTGAAGCTCTAAAACGCCTGCAAGAAACGGCGATCACCGGCGGCAACATCTTCGAAGAACTAATCGAAACCGTCAAAGTAGCCAGCCTAGGCCAAATCACAGGCGCCCTCTACCAAGTAGGCGGACAGTATAGAAGGAATATGTAG
- a CDS encoding TetR/AcrR family transcriptional regulator, translating to MKKKAVPSMVKDQQLVKKRREQMVKGAVRLFIEKGFHRTTTREIAKESGFSIGTLYEYIGSKEDVLYLVCDAIYEEVRDQLVSQLDTEAVGIDRVKKAIAAYFRVIDHLQDEVLVMYQEAKSLPKEALMYVLQKEVEMTKMFEDIIRDYVAEYRIDLSEEEIKLMSHNILVQGHMWTFRRWAIRRLYTLEEYTKLQSEQLLSPLTTVSN from the coding sequence TTGAAGAAAAAAGCAGTGCCATCCATGGTAAAAGATCAACAGTTAGTAAAAAAACGCCGCGAGCAGATGGTGAAGGGCGCCGTACGCCTCTTCATTGAAAAAGGGTTCCACCGCACAACAACAAGAGAAATTGCTAAAGAATCTGGATTCAGCATTGGAACGCTTTATGAGTACATTGGTTCAAAGGAGGATGTCCTCTACCTTGTATGTGATGCGATCTATGAAGAAGTTCGTGATCAGCTTGTTTCACAGCTAGATACCGAAGCTGTCGGTATTGACCGTGTGAAAAAGGCAATTGCCGCTTACTTCCGTGTAATTGATCACCTGCAAGATGAAGTGCTTGTCATGTATCAAGAGGCAAAATCTCTTCCTAAAGAAGCATTAATGTACGTTCTTCAAAAAGAAGTAGAAATGACGAAAATGTTTGAAGACATTATTCGTGATTATGTGGCTGAATATCGTATTGATCTTAGTGAAGAAGAGATCAAGCTGATGAGCCACAATATTTTAGTGCAAGGACATATGTGGACGTTCAGACGCTGGGCCATCCGCAGACTCTACACCTTAGAAGAATACACAAAGCTTCAAAGTGAGCAATTACTTTCCCCGCTTACAACCGTCTCTAATTAA
- a CDS encoding acyl-CoA dehydrogenase — protein MNFLLTEEQEMIRKMVRDFAKNEVEPTAEERDEEERFDREIFDKMAELGLTGIPWPEEYGGIGADYVSYCIAVEELSRVCASTGVTLSAHTSLAGWPVYKFGTEEQKQKFLRPMAEGTKIGAYGLTEPGSGSDAARMKTTAIQDGDHYVINGSKIFITNGGIADIYIVFAVTDPEARHKGTTAFIVEADTPGFSVGKKEKKLGIRSSPTTEIIFEDCRVPKENMLGKEGEGFKVAMMTLDGGRNGIAAQAVGIAQGALDAAVGYAKERKQFGKPIGAQQGIGFKLADMATKIEASRLLTYQAAWRESEGVSYGKESAMSKLFAGDTAMDVTVEAVQVFGGYGYTKDYPVERYMRDAKITQIYEGTNEIQRLVISKMLLAD, from the coding sequence ATGAACTTTCTATTAACTGAAGAGCAAGAAATGATCCGTAAAATGGTACGCGACTTTGCAAAAAATGAAGTAGAACCGACAGCAGAAGAGCGTGATGAAGAAGAACGCTTTGACCGTGAAATCTTTGATAAGATGGCTGAGCTTGGACTAACGGGGATTCCGTGGCCTGAAGAGTACGGCGGAATTGGTGCTGACTATGTGAGCTATTGTATTGCTGTTGAAGAATTATCACGTGTCTGTGCTTCAACAGGAGTAACATTATCCGCGCATACTTCACTTGCTGGCTGGCCTGTTTATAAATTCGGTACAGAAGAGCAAAAGCAAAAATTCCTTCGTCCAATGGCAGAAGGAACAAAAATTGGTGCTTACGGCTTAACAGAGCCAGGTTCAGGATCTGATGCTGCAAGAATGAAAACAACAGCTATTCAAGATGGCGACCACTATGTGATAAACGGCTCTAAAATCTTCATTACAAACGGCGGAATTGCAGACATTTATATCGTATTTGCAGTGACTGACCCAGAAGCGCGTCATAAAGGGACGACGGCATTCATCGTTGAAGCAGATACTCCAGGATTCTCTGTAGGTAAGAAAGAAAAGAAGCTAGGAATCCGCTCATCTCCTACAACGGAAATTATTTTTGAAGACTGCCGTGTACCGAAAGAAAATATGCTTGGCAAAGAAGGCGAAGGATTTAAAGTAGCGATGATGACGCTTGATGGCGGCCGTAACGGAATTGCTGCTCAAGCAGTAGGAATTGCACAAGGTGCCCTTGATGCTGCAGTAGGCTATGCAAAAGAGCGTAAGCAATTCGGCAAGCCGATCGGCGCACAGCAAGGAATCGGCTTCAAGCTCGCTGATATGGCAACAAAAATTGAGGCTAGTCGACTATTAACGTATCAAGCAGCATGGAGAGAAAGCGAAGGCGTTTCCTACGGCAAGGAATCTGCGATGTCTAAATTATTCGCTGGGGATACAGCAATGGATGTAACGGTTGAAGCGGTTCAAGTATTCGGCGGTTACGGCTATACAAAAGATTATCCAGTAGAGCGTTATATGCGTGATGCGAAGATTACACAGATCTATGAAGGAACAAATGAAATTCAACGACTTGTAATTTCTAAAATGTTGTTAGCAGACTAA
- a CDS encoding acyl-CoA dehydrogenase, with protein MDLRFTEEQEMMRKMVRDFAQEQITPFIEEMEENETFPREIVNKMGELGLMGIPIPEEYGGAGMDFTSYIIAINELSKVSATVGVILSVHTSVGTNPILYFGTEEQKQKYVPKLASGEYLGAFGLTEPGAGSDAGSLKTTAKRVGNEYILNGSKVFITNGGEADVYIVFASTDSQLGTKGISAFIVDKDTPGFSVGKKEKKMGLHGSNTTELTFEDARVPEENLLGQEGEGFKIAMSNLDAGRIGIAAQSLGIAEAALDAAVGYAKERKQFGKPIGHQQGLGFKLADMATKVEGSKLLVYRAAKLRELGKKSGMEASMAKLFASRTAVEVSIEAVQVYGGYGYTKDYPVERYFRDAKICEIYEGTSEIQRIVIGKHLLAD; from the coding sequence ATGGATTTACGATTTACCGAAGAACAAGAAATGATGCGCAAAATGGTGCGTGACTTTGCCCAAGAGCAGATTACGCCTTTTATAGAAGAAATGGAAGAAAACGAAACCTTCCCGCGTGAGATCGTCAATAAAATGGGCGAGCTTGGTTTAATGGGGATCCCGATTCCTGAAGAGTACGGCGGGGCTGGTATGGATTTTACCTCTTATATTATTGCGATCAATGAATTATCTAAAGTGAGTGCCACTGTCGGGGTTATTTTATCGGTGCACACTTCTGTCGGAACGAATCCGATCCTCTATTTCGGAACAGAAGAGCAGAAGCAAAAATATGTTCCAAAGCTTGCAAGCGGCGAGTATTTAGGGGCATTCGGCTTAACGGAGCCTGGTGCAGGATCTGATGCCGGCAGTTTGAAAACGACAGCGAAAAGAGTCGGCAATGAGTACATTTTAAACGGCTCAAAAGTGTTCATCACAAATGGCGGGGAAGCGGATGTGTATATCGTGTTCGCATCAACAGATTCACAGCTTGGAACAAAAGGCATCTCTGCATTCATCGTAGATAAAGACACACCGGGATTTTCTGTTGGAAAAAAGGAAAAGAAAATGGGTCTTCACGGCTCAAACACAACAGAACTTACATTTGAAGATGCTCGTGTACCGGAAGAAAACCTTCTGGGCCAAGAAGGGGAGGGCTTTAAGATTGCGATGTCTAACCTTGATGCAGGGCGAATCGGTATCGCAGCTCAGTCTCTAGGAATTGCTGAAGCAGCGCTTGATGCAGCGGTAGGTTATGCAAAAGAGCGTAAGCAGTTCGGTAAGCCGATCGGGCATCAGCAAGGACTCGGCTTTAAGCTAGCTGATATGGCGACAAAGGTAGAGGGCTCAAAACTATTAGTGTACCGTGCAGCCAAGCTTCGTGAGCTTGGTAAAAAGAGCGGCATGGAAGCTTCGATGGCGAAGCTGTTTGCTTCACGTACGGCAGTAGAAGTGTCAATTGAAGCAGTTCAAGTGTACGGCGGCTATGGATATACAAAGGATTACCCAGTAGAGCGTTACTTCCGTGATGCAAAGATTTGTGAGATTTACGAAGGAACAAGTGAAATTCAACGTATCGTCATTGGCAAGCATTTACTAGCAGATTAA
- a CDS encoding 3-hydroxybutyryl-CoA dehydrogenase codes for MSMKKVMVIGAGQMGSGIAQVHAMAGIDVILHDLKQEFVERGMATIQKNLNRQVEKGRLEEGERDAILGRLTPSTDLQNAQDVDLVIEAAIENMEIKSKLFADLDKIAPEHAILATNTSSLPITEIAAATNRPEKVIGMHFMNPVPVMKLVEIIRGLATTDEVYQAIEDLSRTLSKTPVEVNDFPGFVSNRILMPMINEAIYTVYEGVATPEAVDEVMKLGMNHPMGPLTLADFIGLDTCLYIMETLHEGFGDDKYRPCPLLRKYVKAGWLGKKTGRGFYVYE; via the coding sequence ATGAGTATGAAAAAAGTAATGGTAATCGGAGCAGGACAAATGGGATCAGGAATTGCTCAAGTACATGCAATGGCTGGAATTGACGTCATTTTACACGACTTAAAACAAGAGTTTGTTGAGCGCGGGATGGCAACTATTCAAAAGAATTTAAATCGCCAAGTTGAAAAAGGCCGCTTAGAAGAAGGAGAACGCGATGCGATCTTAGGACGCTTGACACCTTCAACTGACTTGCAAAATGCTCAGGATGTGGATCTTGTGATTGAAGCAGCGATTGAAAACATGGAGATCAAATCTAAGCTTTTTGCTGACCTCGATAAGATTGCGCCAGAACATGCGATTCTTGCAACGAATACATCATCACTTCCGATTACAGAAATTGCAGCAGCAACGAATCGTCCGGAAAAAGTAATCGGCATGCATTTTATGAATCCAGTACCGGTAATGAAGCTTGTTGAAATCATCCGCGGTCTAGCAACAACAGATGAGGTGTATCAAGCAATTGAAGACCTATCTCGTACTCTTTCGAAAACACCTGTTGAAGTAAACGACTTCCCAGGATTCGTTTCAAACCGTATTTTGATGCCGATGATCAATGAAGCGATCTATACGGTATATGAAGGGGTAGCGACACCTGAGGCAGTTGATGAAGTAATGAAGCTCGGTATGAACCACCCAATGGGACCTCTTACGCTTGCTGACTTTATCGGACTTGATACATGCCTCTACATTATGGAAACCCTTCATGAAGGATTCGGCGATGATAAGTACCGCCCATGCCCGCTGCTTAGAAAGTATGTAAAAGCAGGCTGGTTAGGGAAGAAGACGGGCAGAGGATTTTACGTTTACGAGTAA